From a region of the Aeoliella mucimassa genome:
- the yidD gene encoding membrane protein insertion efficiency factor YidD: MKFLRLLAQLPSMILIGMVRFYQLGISPLLGKNCRFQPTCSEYFIQSVRKYGPLRGSWRGVKRIARCHPWNPGGYDPP, encoded by the coding sequence GTGAAATTTCTTCGCTTGCTAGCACAGCTGCCTTCGATGATTCTGATCGGCATGGTCCGTTTCTATCAGCTCGGTATTAGCCCACTGCTAGGCAAAAACTGTCGGTTTCAGCCGACTTGCAGCGAGTATTTCATCCAATCAGTCCGCAAGTATGGCCCTCTACGCGGCAGTTGGCGGGGAGTGAAACGTATCGCCCGCTGTCATCCTTGGAACCCTGGTGGCTACGATCCTCCGTGA
- the rnpA gene encoding ribonuclease P protein component: protein MAHTFPKTHRLLQKDDFDRVFAVRRSRADERLVVYVAPNECKHPRLGLVVSRKVGNAVARNRWKRLLREAFRLTQHELPNVDLVCLPRAKAVPTLEELQQSLAKLTSRRPPKRKRS from the coding sequence TTGGCCCACACCTTTCCGAAAACCCACCGCCTGCTCCAGAAGGACGATTTCGACCGAGTCTTTGCCGTGCGGCGAAGTCGCGCCGACGAGCGACTCGTGGTGTATGTCGCGCCGAACGAGTGCAAGCATCCTCGCTTGGGATTGGTGGTGTCGCGAAAGGTGGGCAACGCGGTCGCGCGGAATCGCTGGAAGCGACTGCTTCGCGAGGCCTTTCGGCTCACGCAGCACGAACTGCCCAACGTCGATCTCGTTTGTTTGCCCCGAGCCAAGGCGGTTCCGACCCTCGAGGAGCTTCAGCAATCGTTGGCTAAGCTCACAAGTCGCCGACCTCCGAAGAGGAAGCGATCGTGA